The following nucleotide sequence is from Desulfovibrio sp. JC022.
CTCCTGATGGAGGATAATATCTTCGGCGTTTTTGACGGAGCAACCAGCCTGACCCATGAAACATATGAACACGGCTATACCGGCGGCTTTCTAGCTTCAAACCTTGCAGGTGAAGAGTTCAGAAAAAACGGCGGAACCATGCAGGAACTGGCACAGCGCGCCAACCAGAAAATCCGCAAGGGCATGGCTGAACGTAACGTCAATATGTCCAGCAAAAGAAATTTATGGAGCACCGGCGCGGCAGTGGTTCGTATTAAAGAGAACAAGATGGAATGGGCGCAGATTGGAGATTGCAGGATAGTATGTATTTACGATAACGGCGATTTCGAATTTCTCTGCAAATGCCCGGATCAGGACAGGGTTACTCTGAGTATGTGGAAAGAAGTAGGCCCGTCTGCTGAATCATCCATAGGCGTTGCCCTGCATGATCAGATATCCAAAGTTCGCTGCCGCATGAATCTCGATTACGGAGTATTCAACGGAGAACCCGAAGCAATAAATTTTCTCAATACCGGGATACATGATCTTGAGGGAGTCCGTAACATCCTTTTATTCACAGACGGCCTGCTAATGCCCAATGAGAACCCTTGCGAAGAACGGGATTACAACGAACAAGTCGACTTGTTCCATAAGTCCGGCCTCAAAGGACTCCGTGACCGCATTCGCAGCATTGAAGCCACCGACCTCAATTGCTGCACCTATCCCCGGTTCAAGACTCATGATGATATTGCGGCAGTTGCTATTGGGATGTAGCCTTTACTCCACAAACGCCACACTCTTCAAAAGAGTACGCTCGCCAAAAAATTTTTCCAGCCTCTCGCGCTCTGATTCAAGGATGCGAATTTCGGACAGCCCTACCTCTTCTTTTACCCCGCCATATATTTTCAGGGCTTGGTCAATGAAGCCGGATTCCACGAAGCAGACATTCATGGCATAGGAGCGGTCATTCCACTTCATACGGATTTTTATGATCGGATTGCGAGATTCCTGATCAGTAACTAGGTTACCTGTACGCACTAAAGTATCGCGCACGTTTTTGGGCAACATGACCGCAAAACGGCTCAGGTTCTCAGAGAATGCAGGCTCAAAGGCCACGTAATAATAGGGGTCCACCTTGAGTGCGATGGATTTGCCCGGAATGTTCAGGATAAACGGATTTTCGACAAAAGCTTTGCCCAGCCCTTCCTGAAGGCGATCAATTCGAATTTTATAATCTTGTAAGGACATTGGTGTAATCCCCCTTTAATCTAGTTATTACACCAAGTTTAATCGCATATCAAACAGACAGCGAAGATAGCACAATCTTCTATGTTCCTACAAAAAAAACACTGAAACTCGCGTATGTCTAAATACGCATCGTTTCAGTGTTTCACTACGCCTTGCATCTGGCACCTTCGCAACTGTCTGGTGGTGCACCTTATTTCAATTCATCCTTCATGCGGATATATGTGTCCTCGTCTATCTCACCTGCTGCGTAACGCTTCTTCAAGACATCCTGAGCGGAAGGAGCACTAGGGCCGGTATCCGGCCTACGAAACATGCGCACGGTAAAATATATGATCAACCCGATCACTATAAGCTGCAAAATACCGCCAAAATGGAAAGGCATCCAGCCACTCATTCCATACCCGGCACCATGACCGAATCCGGGACCGCCACACCAACTGCCTAATGCACTGATAAATTCCATGTCCTCACCTCGTATATTTTGATTACGCTTCAATCAAAGCATATACCATGCCATAAAATTTAGTGTAACAACTTAGCTAGTTACAAAAACCACTACACAAATCAGTGCAATCAGATGCACAAAAGAATGACCAAAAATTGCACACCTATCTTTCTTTGCAACAAACTATGCCCCAGTGAACAAGGCATGGTATGCAAAAAATAAAAAGAAGAGAAAAACGATTAGTTCATTCAGCATAATCATTGCATATCCCTCACTACTACTTCAGGTAATCGTAAGGCTGATCATCCATAACATTAATCCCGTAACGTTTTTTCTTTACATAAAATGCCGTGGAAAACTCAGAATCATCCGCGGACTTCCTGAAAAGTCTAATAGCCGACCATATTACAGCAACTGCAAATGTCAGCTGCACAGCCAAAACCCAAACAATTGTTCCCATCATCCCATCAGAAATAAATAGGTCCATAACATTAACTGCAATATCGTATATTTCCATTTCATACCTCGTAATTTTTCTAAATAGAATTACACGCGGCATGCCAGAAACAAAAAAATGATTGATCCACGGCAATTAGAAATCAACTTAACACGCTGTTAATTTTAACTAAATTTTACTATATGCAATATATTGCACGACCTAAACAAACCATGTGCATTGTCGCTTACTATTTTGTGCAAAACAAAACCCCGCAACACAAAAATGCTGCGGGGTTTTGTTTTGAATTGCAGATATGAACTATACGAAACGAATCTAATCAGCGAAGGCCTGCTTCATAAGATGCTTACCCAGCCCGCCCAGATCTTTCGGGGTGTAACCAAAAACATCCTGCCAGTTCTCAGTGGATTCCATACAGAAATAAAGCTGTTTGCCCATGCCGTGCTTACGCAGACGATCCACAATAAATTTGAACTGGCGCAGACGCAAAGGCCGCAACAAGCGCATTTTATTATCGTTCCCAGTGATGAACTCATCGTAGATGTAGGTTGTTTCCGGGAAGTTCTGTTCAATAATCGACTTGAGATGCGGCATATGCCTGAACGATCCGAGGCTGAAATAAGCGATCTGCTCCGGCTTCACGTAATCAAAAATCATGTCAATGATTTCAGCGTATCCTTCGCGCCAGCCCTCAAAACGAATTATGGGATCAAAATGGAGACAGACCCGGAAGCCCGCTTCAGCACAGGTGCGGGCAGCTTCGAGCCGCTCCTTGAGAGTCGAAACCCCGAACTCCTCATGCTCATTGACGAACGGTGCATTGAGAGACCATGCCGGAAGCAGACGGTCGGTACGTTTGACTACATCCATCCATGAAAGGTCGATAATCTTGGACTTAAGCTCCAAAGACACATTCGGATAATCACCGAGGAACTCAATCAGATCGCGGCTGTATCCGGTTACCGCTTCAAGGGCGAGGGAATCGGTAAATTCACCTGTTCCTATACGATACCGGGTAGAAAGGTCGGCAGAAAAAGCCTTGCCCAGCTCATCAAAAAGATCATTCTGGTTAGCCCAGACTTTAAGTACATTATCCTGAAAGTAAGCCTGCAAAATACAATAAGAGCAGGCCATGGGGCAGCCCTCTCCAATGTGAATGATCCGGTACCCGCAGCAGTGATAATAGCGGGTGCCGGGGCAGAAGCGCAGAAACTTGCCCTTGTACTCTTTCAGATACAAAGACTGCTTGCCGCCAAGCTCCCCGTGAGGGAAATTATCCGGGTCCACGATCTCCACCGGGAGATCAGGCATACGCGAAATCACGCGCTCAGTAAGCGGAACTTTCTGCATACTGCGATCAATATATATTTTTTCAATTCCCTTCAGATGATCGGGAAGTATGAATTCACTACTCATTTATAACTAGCCTCCGGCGGCCCTGCCGGGGGCCTTAAACTCTTTTTGTAAAAAGGGTTTAAGAATCCCAAAAACTTTTATTAGGGCTTCGCCGTTAAATTTTATTCAAACGTCTTATTTATCACGGCCCAATTCAAATAATTCTTCCCAGCCGCTGAATTTTGAAATGGATTCAAGATCGGCCATGGCCTTATCCATCATCTCGCGATTCTTGAATCTGGTCTGGATCAGGACCTCCCCGGTCTCGAAGTTGCCCACAGGCTCAACTCGCCATTTAGTCCCGGCACAAACTTCGGAAACAATCTTGTTGTGGGTCTTCTCCAGCTCGCTCAGCCGGGGATAGCGCAATTCCTTTGCGGCCTTGCAAAAACGAGAAACCGCATCTTTAGGTGATTCGCTTTCACCTGCAGACTCAAATGCGGGCACGGAAACCAAATCAGCAATAGATTTGTTCTCACGGCGGGAGGTCTCGTACAGCCAAGTCAGAAAATTCACCGCATTAGAACGGGACCAGCTCAGCTTTTCAAAAAACCGGACCAGCGCGGCGCGGTCTGTTTCATCAAGCTTTGAAAGCACGGAAACAGCAGCCAAAGGGATATGCCCGAGCCCCAGCAATTCATCAAACTCCGGCTCAAGTTCCATCCAATCCAGCCAGAATTTCATGTCCCGGGATTTGGGCTTGAGACCGAGCAGCGGAGCCACGGTTTTGGGAAGATCGGCAGCATCCATACGGGCAGAGAAAAAACGCATTGTCACCAACTTTAAAAATTCGTCAGCGGCACGCGCGCCATTTTCTTCCAGATGTAACACCGCTTTTGAAATATCATCAGCTGCATCAATATAACGGACCAAAACATCCATTCCGAGCTTTTCAGCAGCGGCAACCCTTGCCCTGCCTGCAACGAGCAGTTTCTTGCCGGAATCTTCAACCGCCAGCACCGGAACAAGCTGCCCATGCTTTTTAAGCGAGGGAATGAGCTTCTCTACCGGTGATTCAGGATGCAAAAGCCATGGACCGGAACAATCGATATCAGCCGGAGAAAGGCTGTAAACATTAGGATTACTCAATTTATTTAACCTCCGAAAAACGGAATAAGGTCGTGCTCAATTATAGTTTATGCACGAAATTTTATTATTTATCTACGCTTGACATGTTAGGGCGGCTGTACCTATAGGGATTATTAGGAAGAATTATAAGTTGCACCTTTAGACCTGTACATGCCGGGTCAACGGTCCCGGCTGTGAACATTCAGAGAAACGGAGTTGTTGAATGTCTGAAGCTTTACAAAACCAAAGGACTTTTGCACTTGTGGGCCACGGCGGTTGTGGCAAAACCTCTACCGCCGAGATGATTCTTTTTAATGCGGGCGTCATTGACAGACTCGGCAAGATTGAGGAAGGCACCACCGCCCTCGATACCGAGCCTGAAGAAATTAAACGCCGCGGTTCCATCCAGTCCGGTTTCGCCGGATACAAGTGGAACAAAAACGACCACTATCTTATCGACACTCCGGGTGATGCAAACTTCTGCGGAGATCGCCCCTACTCTCTAGCCGCGTCCGACGGCGTTGTCTTTACCATTGACGCCGTGGACGGAGTCAAGCCCCTTTCCCGCAAAGCATGGGCAGCAGTTGAAAATGCAAACCTCCCCACAGTTATTTACATCAACAAGATGGACCGAGACCGTGCAGACTTCGATTCTGCCTTCGACAGCTTAAACTCTGCTCTCGGCATCAGCCCCGTACTGCTGCATTATCCAATCGGAATCAAGGAAAATTTCAAGGGCGTAGTGGATATGCTCTCAGGTCAGGCCTATCTGTTCGAAGAGGACGGAAAAGTCTCCAAGGGCGATATTCCCGCCGATATCGCAGATGAAATTGAAATTCTGCGCGAAACCATGATCGAAAACATCGCTGAAAGTGATGAAGATCTCATGGAAAAATACCTTGAAGAAGGTGAACTTACCCCTGAAGAAATCGCCAAAGGATTAACCGCCGGTGTAATGAACCGCAGCCTGTTCCCGGTCTGCGTTGGTGCCGCACTGGAAAACAAGGGCGGTTCCTTCCTGCTGGATATGATCCAGACCTATCTGCCCTCCCCGCTGGATCATGCCGATTGGCAGGGCGAAGACGGTGAAACCCGCAAATCTTCCGCTGACGGACCTGTGGCCTGCTTTGTATTCAAAACCATTGCTGACCCCTTTGCCGGACAGCTTACCGTCTGCCGCGTTCTCTCCGGAACCGTCAGCGGCGACATGACTCTGACCAACACCAACACCGAAGCCAAAGAAAGAATGGGCAACATCCAGCTCATGGTCGGCAAGGATCAAAAACCGCTCAAGAGCCCCGCAGGCCCCGGTGCAATCATCACCCTTGCCAAGCTCAAGGAGACCTTCACCGGCGACACCCTCTGCGATGACGCTAACAAGTTCACCCTTGAAAAGCCGCAACTTGCTCCGCAGCTGATCACCTTCGCCCTTTCCCCAGCGGAAAAAGGTGACGAAGATAAGGTCTTCCAGGCTATTCAAAAACTGCTTGCCGAAGACGTAAATCTCAGCCTTTCCCGCGATGAGGAAACCGCTGACATCCTGCTTTCCGGTATGGGCCAGAACCATATTGAAATCTCCGTAGAGAAAGCAAAACGCCGCTACAAGGCTGAAATCGTGCTCAACGCACCCAAGGTTCCCTACCGCGAAACCATCAAGGGCTTTGCTGAAGTCAACGGGCGTTTCAAGAAGCAGTCCGGTGGACGCGGACAGTTCGGCGATTGCTGGATCAAACTTGAGCCGCAGACCAAGGGCGAAGGATACGAATTCGTCAATAAAATTGTTGGCGGCGTGATTCCCAAGCAGTACATTCCCGCAGTCGACAAAGGCGTACAGGAGGCTGCTCAGAAAGGAATCCTTTCCGGTTCCCAGATTATTGATTTCAAGGTCACTCTTTACGATGGCTCCTACCATTCCGTTGACTCCTCGGAAATGGCCTTCAAAGTTGCCGGATCAATGGCTTTCAAGAAAGCCTGCGAAGAGGCCGGGGTTGCTCTGCTTGAACCGCTGATGAACGTTGTGGTCGAAGTACCTGATGAATTCATGGGCGATATCATCGGCGACCTTTCTTCCCGCCGCGGTAAGGTGCTCGGTTCCGACTCCACCGCTGGCGTAACCGAAGTTAAGGCCCACGTGCCCATGTCCGAAATCCTCAAGTACGCACCGGACCTGCGCTCCATGACCGGTGGACAGGGAACATTCACCATGGAACTGTCTCACTACGAGGAATGCCCGCCGCCCATCGCTGATAAAGTTATTGAAGAGTTCAATGCAGGTAAGGAAGAATAAAAACAGCCCCTCCATAAAGTTTGAATAATTGAGGCCGGAACGCGAGTTCCGGCCTTTTCTTATTGCCTAATCTCAGCCCTATTATTAAAATAATTATATTTTATAAGTTCCAATAACGGAGAAAAAAAATGGATAATTTAGAACTCGTTCTGAATGCGGTCAGTGTATATCAGGCTCAAATTGATCAAGTTGACAAAATCTGGAACTACTTCAGCGTTGTGTCTCTTACTGTTGTGGGAATAATATTGAACAGCGACAAGGCTGTGCGGACAATGAAGGAACCCTTGGTAATTATCGCAGCCTACCTCATTTTTTGTATCAACAACCACTTGGCATTGGTGAAGTTTCATAAACAATTGGATCAGCTAGGTGCACTAGTAGCTTCATTGAAAGTTAATACCGGAGACAAGCTGACCACCTTTGGAAAACAGGATATTGATTGGACCCAAGAATCCCATATCTTATTTATAATTGCTGTTTGCGCCGGCTCTCTGCTCACTGCATGGATCAGAATAAAAAACCACAAAAAATAATCTGACCTCCTCATCCCCAAAGTACTTGCCGAAGAAGGAAACCCTATGAAACCGGGACAAAAGATTGGATTCTCCGGGCCACAGGACGGGCAACAAGGTCGCACCTGCACTTAAGTGTTTTCGTGCGTGGAGTATCAATTGATCCGGAACCGCTCTTTACGTTGGATCATACCTAAGTTGCAACTACCCTGACTTTAATGGACACTTACTATCCCACTTTATCATTCAGGAGAATATCATGAAAAAAACAATCACCGCCTTTCTTCTCGGCGTATTCATAACCCTGACTGGATATATTCCGTTTTACATGCATGTACGTGAAAAATGGTTCGACCTGGGCCGAAACACAGGCCAGATAAATGGACTTGCAACTGCTCTCAAAGCACTGGAAAAAGAATTTGGACCATATGACGGAGAATCTGATTATCGTACTTTGTTCTCGGTAAAAGCAACCAGTGTAGTAGTTATTGAAAAAGACGGTAAAAAAGAAATCCAGATATACTAAGCATTCAAAGTCACATAACTAAATCTCCCGTGACTTAAACCGCAAATAAGTGATATTATGCCGACAGTCTAAAAAATTCCGAACTCACAAATACGGGAGAAAGAAAATGAGTGACGAAAAAAAATGTCCGGTAACCGGACGCACTGCAAGCCAAGTTGCGGGAAGCGGCACATCAAATAAAGAATGGTGGCCCAATCAGCTCAACCTTCATATCCTGCATCAGCATTCAACAAAATCCGATCCCATGGGCAAGGGATTCAACTATGCTGAAGAGTTCAAAAAACTGGACCTTGAGTCCCTTAAAAAAGACATCTTCGAACTGATGACCACCTCGCAGGATTGGTGGCCCGCAGACTACGGTCATTACGGACCGTTTTTCATACGCATGGCATGGCACAGTGCCGGGACTTACCGCATCGGAGATGGACGCGGTGGTGCCGGGTCCGGTAGCCAGCGTTTGGCGCCGCTGAACAGCTGGCCGGACAACGTAAACCTCGATAAAGCCCGTAGGCTGCTCTGGCCCATCAAGAAAAAATACGGACATAAAATTTCATGGGCCGACCTGATGATCTTTGCCGGAAACTGCGCCATTGAATCCATGGGACTTAAGCCTTTCGGATTCGCTGGCGGGCGCGAAGATATCTGGGAGCCGGAGGAAGATATTTATTGGGGTGACGAAGACACATGGCTCGGTGACGAAAGATATAAAGGTGACCGTAAGCTGGATAATCCGCTGGCAGCAGTTCAGATGGGACTCATCTACGTGAATCCCGAAGGTCCCAACGGGGAACCCAATGCTGTGGCATCCGGCAAGGACGTGCGCACTACATTTGCACGTATGGCCATGAACGATGAAGAAACCGTGGCCCTCGTGGCCGGGGGACACACTTTCGGTAAATGTCACGGAGCCGGGGACGCAGCCAACGTGGGGCCGGAGCCGGAAGGCGCGCCCATCGAAGATCAGGGACTGGGCTGGAAAAGCAGATTCGGCAGCGGCAAAGGCGGAGATACCATTTCCAGCGGCATTGAAGGAGCTTGGACTCCCACCCCCATCAAGTGGGACAACAGCTATTTCGAGACCCTCTTCGACTATGAATGGAATCTGGAAAAAAGCCCTGCCGGAGCATGGCAATGGCATCCCTCCGATCCTGAAGCGAAAAAGGCAGTGCCCGATGCCCACGATCCGTCAAAGACCCACGCGCCCATGATGACCACCGCGGACCTCTCCCTGCGCATGGACCCGATCTACGCGCCCATTGCCAAGAGATTCCATGATAACCCGGAAGAATTTGCGGACGCCTTTGCACGGGCATGGTTCAAGCTGACTCACCGCGACATGGGACCACGCTCCCGATATCTCGGTTCCATGGTTCCCGAAGAAGAACTCATCTGGCAGGACCCTGTTCCTGCTGTGGATCACGAGCTTATTGATGAGAAAGATATTACCGACCTGAAGGCAAAGATTCTGGCATCAGGCCTGTCTGTTTCCAAGCTGGTTTCTGCTGCATGGGCCAGCGCATCCACCTACCGCGATTCCGACAAGCGCGGCGGTGCCAACGGCGCACGAATCCGTCTTGCACCGCAACAGGCTTGGTATGTAAACCAGCCTCTGCAACTGCCTGAATTGCTCAAAATTCTGGGAAAGATTCAGGATGAATTCAACAGCCAGCCCAGTAACAAAAAAATATCCATTGCTGATTTGATCGTGCTGGGCGGTTGCGCCGCAGTGGAACAGGGAGCAAAGAACGCAGGTTTTAATATAACCGTACCCTTCACTCCGGGACGCACCGATGCATCGCAGGAACAGACCGATGTCCATTCATTTGCCGTGCTCGAACCTGCCGCCGATGGTTTCCGCAATTATCAGAAGGTTAAGTATTCCGTTACCCCGGAAGAATTACTGATAGATAAGGCCCAACTCATGACCCTGACCGCGCCGGAAATGACCGTACTCATCGGGGGAATGCGTGTGCTGGATGCCAACTTTGACGGCTCCAAACACGGCGTATTCACTGACAAACCGGAAAGCCTGAATAACGACTTCTTCAGCAACCTGCTCGATATCGGCACTGTCTGGACACCCACTTCCGAAGATGCCGAACTGTTTGAAGGCCGCGACCGGGAAAGCGGCGAGCTCAAATGGACCGCCACCCGCATCGACCTTATCTTCGGTGCCAATTCCCAGCTCCGGGCAATTGCCGAAGTCTATGGATGTGAAGATTCTGAAGAAAAGTTTGTGAACGATTTCATCGCCGCTTGGGATAAAGTGATGAATCTGGACCGGTTTGAGCTGAGATAAATATAACATAACCACATAAACAACGCGGCGTATCACCATTTTGATACGCCGCGTTGTTGCAATAAATAATCGTTAAAAATCTTCTATTCTTCCTTAACCCCGAAATGACGTTCGTCTCTGGCCTGCTCGCGCCCGACTTTTTCAATAAATTCAGCATATTCCTTATCATCTTCCAAAATGTGCTTGCTCCACCAGCCAATGGCAAACTTTGATATTTTCTCCGCCTCACGAACAAAATCATGATCAGCAGAAACCTTAGTCTTCTTATGATGTGCCTTGATTTGCTTGGTGTAGCTTCTAATCTTTTCCAAGTAGAGATCATGCAGCTCAATATGGGCAAACGCCTTGGGGTAATTATATTTGGCGAGCAGAGCTTCCTCAGTGATAAAATGCTTGAATGCGTAACTACGCAATTCAAAAATTGAGATAAGAAGCTGCCCAATGGTTATCTTCTTACCCGCCCGAGCAAGATCACATAGACTAGCGATTTTACTGCAAATTGAAAAATATTGCTGATGCTGTTTATCAATATCATCAATATCCAACAGATATTTGGCCTTCCACAAACTATCCTTTCCGCTTTCCATACAACTTTATCCTTTTAGAGTTTTATTTAACTGTGCCCTAATTCGAAAAAAACTCAATAATTAAATCAACTCAGACAAGTTCATACAAACGCATACCCTAAAATCTAATCTACAACTTCTCTCATTTTCATTATTTTCCCTCGCCCCCTTGTCCAGCGTGGAAAATTAAACTACTTAATGGACTGCTTATTTGTTATTAATTAATGATCGTCCGGCTGGGCAAAGAAATTCCCGGCCATGAACATATTTTTACCGCAAACAGTTTAACCGTAAGTATAATCGTGAGCCTAATCAGAACCTTATTTTTCTACCTTGTATTTTTCCCGGCCACCATATTCTTCTCCATCGTGGCTATCATCGGACGCAACCAGACTTCCGCCCACTGGAGTGAACGAAACTGGGGAAAGGTCGTCACCTGGCTTTGTGCCAGCACGGATCGGGTGGACCTGAGCGCACTGGATAAAAACCAGACTTACGTGTTCATGGTAAACCACCAGAGCTTTTACGATATCCCCCTGCTTTTCAAGCACCTTGCTCCTTGGGAATTCAAATTTGTTGCCAAAAAGCAACTTTTCGATTTCCCGGTCTTTGGACATGCTATGTCCGCAGGAAATCACATTTCCATTGACCGTGAAAACCGCAGACAGGGCATGCGCGACATCCAGAACGCCATTAACGTCGCCGACAGCGGACTATCCCCGCTGATTTTCCCTGAAGGCACCCGTAACCCCGCCCCTGAAAAAGACGGACTTATGGAATTTAAAACCGGCGGAATGGTGCTGGCCCTTAAATGTAAGAAACCCATCGCCCCGGTAGTTATGTACGGGGTCAACCGGGTCTGCAAAAAACACAGCCTGTGGATGAACCCTTTTCAGGAAATCAAAATCAAGGCTCTGCCTCCCATTGATATTTCAGAATACAAAGTGCGTGACCGTGTCAAACTCAAGGAACAGCTTGAAGAAGTCATGGGCGCAGCCTACGCGGAGCTGAAAAATGAGTGATCCTCAACTTACTGTATGCCCGCTTGGCGGACTTGGTGAAATCGGCCTGAACTGTATGATGCTCAGCACTGCTGAAAGCACTGTGGTAGTCGATTGCGGCCTGATCTTCCCGGATGACTCACTTTTCGGCGTAGACATCGCCATCCCCCGCTTCGATCATATTCTGGCTATGAAAAACACTCTTAAAGG
It contains:
- a CDS encoding protein phosphatase 2C domain-containing protein, which gives rise to MQVESLIEHGTGVLNEDYLLMEDNIFGVFDGATSLTHETYEHGYTGGFLASNLAGEEFRKNGGTMQELAQRANQKIRKGMAERNVNMSSKRNLWSTGAAVVRIKENKMEWAQIGDCRIVCIYDNGDFEFLCKCPDQDRVTLSMWKEVGPSAESSIGVALHDQISKVRCRMNLDYGVFNGEPEAINFLNTGIHDLEGVRNILLFTDGLLMPNENPCEERDYNEQVDLFHKSGLKGLRDRIRSIEATDLNCCTYPRFKTHDDIAAVAIGM
- a CDS encoding SHOCT domain-containing protein, which translates into the protein MEFISALGSWCGGPGFGHGAGYGMSGWMPFHFGGILQLIVIGLIIYFTVRMFRRPDTGPSAPSAQDVLKKRYAAGEIDEDTYIRMKDELK
- a CDS encoding spore photoproduct lyase family protein, translating into MSSEFILPDHLKGIEKIYIDRSMQKVPLTERVISRMPDLPVEIVDPDNFPHGELGGKQSLYLKEYKGKFLRFCPGTRYYHCCGYRIIHIGEGCPMACSYCILQAYFQDNVLKVWANQNDLFDELGKAFSADLSTRYRIGTGEFTDSLALEAVTGYSRDLIEFLGDYPNVSLELKSKIIDLSWMDVVKRTDRLLPAWSLNAPFVNEHEEFGVSTLKERLEAARTCAEAGFRVCLHFDPIIRFEGWREGYAEIIDMIFDYVKPEQIAYFSLGSFRHMPHLKSIIEQNFPETTYIYDEFITGNDNKMRLLRPLRLRQFKFIVDRLRKHGMGKQLYFCMESTENWQDVFGYTPKDLGGLGKHLMKQAFAD
- a CDS encoding ParB N-terminal domain-containing protein yields the protein MSNPNVYSLSPADIDCSGPWLLHPESPVEKLIPSLKKHGQLVPVLAVEDSGKKLLVAGRARVAAAEKLGMDVLVRYIDAADDISKAVLHLEENGARAADEFLKLVTMRFFSARMDAADLPKTVAPLLGLKPKSRDMKFWLDWMELEPEFDELLGLGHIPLAAVSVLSKLDETDRAALVRFFEKLSWSRSNAVNFLTWLYETSRRENKSIADLVSVPAFESAGESESPKDAVSRFCKAAKELRYPRLSELEKTHNKIVSEVCAGTKWRVEPVGNFETGEVLIQTRFKNREMMDKAMADLESISKFSGWEELFELGRDK
- the fusA gene encoding elongation factor G; the encoded protein is MSEALQNQRTFALVGHGGCGKTSTAEMILFNAGVIDRLGKIEEGTTALDTEPEEIKRRGSIQSGFAGYKWNKNDHYLIDTPGDANFCGDRPYSLAASDGVVFTIDAVDGVKPLSRKAWAAVENANLPTVIYINKMDRDRADFDSAFDSLNSALGISPVLLHYPIGIKENFKGVVDMLSGQAYLFEEDGKVSKGDIPADIADEIEILRETMIENIAESDEDLMEKYLEEGELTPEEIAKGLTAGVMNRSLFPVCVGAALENKGGSFLLDMIQTYLPSPLDHADWQGEDGETRKSSADGPVACFVFKTIADPFAGQLTVCRVLSGTVSGDMTLTNTNTEAKERMGNIQLMVGKDQKPLKSPAGPGAIITLAKLKETFTGDTLCDDANKFTLEKPQLAPQLITFALSPAEKGDEDKVFQAIQKLLAEDVNLSLSRDEETADILLSGMGQNHIEISVEKAKRRYKAEIVLNAPKVPYRETIKGFAEVNGRFKKQSGGRGQFGDCWIKLEPQTKGEGYEFVNKIVGGVIPKQYIPAVDKGVQEAAQKGILSGSQIIDFKVTLYDGSYHSVDSSEMAFKVAGSMAFKKACEEAGVALLEPLMNVVVEVPDEFMGDIIGDLSSRRGKVLGSDSTAGVTEVKAHVPMSEILKYAPDLRSMTGGQGTFTMELSHYEECPPPIADKVIEEFNAGKEE
- the katG gene encoding catalase/peroxidase HPI, giving the protein MSDEKKCPVTGRTASQVAGSGTSNKEWWPNQLNLHILHQHSTKSDPMGKGFNYAEEFKKLDLESLKKDIFELMTTSQDWWPADYGHYGPFFIRMAWHSAGTYRIGDGRGGAGSGSQRLAPLNSWPDNVNLDKARRLLWPIKKKYGHKISWADLMIFAGNCAIESMGLKPFGFAGGREDIWEPEEDIYWGDEDTWLGDERYKGDRKLDNPLAAVQMGLIYVNPEGPNGEPNAVASGKDVRTTFARMAMNDEETVALVAGGHTFGKCHGAGDAANVGPEPEGAPIEDQGLGWKSRFGSGKGGDTISSGIEGAWTPTPIKWDNSYFETLFDYEWNLEKSPAGAWQWHPSDPEAKKAVPDAHDPSKTHAPMMTTADLSLRMDPIYAPIAKRFHDNPEEFADAFARAWFKLTHRDMGPRSRYLGSMVPEEELIWQDPVPAVDHELIDEKDITDLKAKILASGLSVSKLVSAAWASASTYRDSDKRGGANGARIRLAPQQAWYVNQPLQLPELLKILGKIQDEFNSQPSNKKISIADLIVLGGCAAVEQGAKNAGFNITVPFTPGRTDASQEQTDVHSFAVLEPAADGFRNYQKVKYSVTPEELLIDKAQLMTLTAPEMTVLIGGMRVLDANFDGSKHGVFTDKPESLNNDFFSNLLDIGTVWTPTSEDAELFEGRDRESGELKWTATRIDLIFGANSQLRAIAEVYGCEDSEEKFVNDFIAAWDKVMNLDRFELR
- a CDS encoding bacteriohemerythrin, which gives rise to MESGKDSLWKAKYLLDIDDIDKQHQQYFSICSKIASLCDLARAGKKITIGQLLISIFELRSYAFKHFITEEALLAKYNYPKAFAHIELHDLYLEKIRSYTKQIKAHHKKTKVSADHDFVREAEKISKFAIGWWSKHILEDDKEYAEFIEKVGREQARDERHFGVKEE
- a CDS encoding lysophospholipid acyltransferase family protein; the protein is MSLIRTLFFYLVFFPATIFFSIVAIIGRNQTSAHWSERNWGKVVTWLCASTDRVDLSALDKNQTYVFMVNHQSFYDIPLLFKHLAPWEFKFVAKKQLFDFPVFGHAMSAGNHISIDRENRRQGMRDIQNAINVADSGLSPLIFPEGTRNPAPEKDGLMEFKTGGMVLALKCKKPIAPVVMYGVNRVCKKHSLWMNPFQEIKIKALPPIDISEYKVRDRVKLKEQLEEVMGAAYAELKNE